From the genome of Pirellulaceae bacterium:
TATTCGTTCAACAGCAGATCATTACCGGCGATAAGCGTGCACTGAATCGTGCTGTACTTAATGAGGCCGTACGAGCTCAAGTGCAAGAACTAGAAGCGCAGAAGTTTCGAGTTGCGACAGACATCAAGATCGCCTATTACGACAGCCTTCGAATTCAAGAACAACTCGCATCGATCGATCAGTTTTTTGAATTGCTGAAGCAAGGGGTGAATGCGGCTGAGAAACGTATGCAAGCAGGCGAAGGCTCCAGGATCGACCTTTTACAGACTCAGGTTCAAATCAAGCAACTGGAACTTGATCGCAGACAGCTCTCGGCCTCGCTGTCGGCCCGACTGCGGGAGATCGTTGCTCTAGCTGGCATGCCGAACATGCAGCTACAGGCGGTCGCGGGAGAACTGCCAAAGCTTCCAGCGAGCCAAGACTGGAAAGCAATTGAAGACGAACTTGTTGCCACTAGTCCCGAGTACGCTGCCGCACAAGCTCGAATTCATCAAGCCAGTGCAGCGATCCGACGTCAAGAATCTCAGCCCTTACCAAATCTAAGCGTCCAGTTCGGAGCAGGCGTCGATAACAGCACCGACTCGGGCATGATGAATGTGCAGGTTGGTGCGCCAATTCCAGTTTTCAACAAGAACCAAGGCAACATCGCTGCGGCTCGCGCTGAGTACTGTCGAGCGGTGCAAGAAGCACAGCGCATCGACAACGCGATTCGTGCGCGGCTCGCGATTGCTTCTGGGGACTACGCTCGAGCAGCCGAGGCCGTCGACATGTACTTAAGCGAACTTTTGCCCGCTGCCCAAGAAACATTGGATCTAGCCGAGGGCGCGTACCGAGCCGGTGAACAGGATTTCATCCAGCTACTGGTTACGCGACGAACGTACTTTGACACGAACCTTGCCTACATCGCAGCTCGTGCCCAACTGGCCACGGCGCAGGCACAAATCGATGGTTATCTGCTGACCGGGGCGCTCAATGCTGTCATTAATAACAGCGGAGACGACTCGCTTCGGGGACTAACCCTTGACCAGGAATAAGCGTCTCTGATTCGATCGCAGCTCAGAATGAACTAGTTACCTAACCGTCGTTGCGGTATCATTAAAAGGTCCGCGTGCCATGAACTTCAATCCCGTAATTCGTAAAAGTTGGCTCGTAATGTTCTTTGCCATTCGCCTTTTGACACTGGTTGCCTTCACCGCTCACGCGGTGCTCGGTTGCTGTTTGTCTCATGGCAGCTGCATGCAAGAACAAGCCGCCATCTTAACGGGGCATGGCTGCGACCACGATGGACATGCGTGCGATTCACATGGACACGATGATGAACACGCATCGAACGGTCACGAGATAGCCACAGCGTCGATTGCCGAGAATGGCGTTGATACTTGCCCGTTGGAAGGACACGGCCACTCCAATCATTGTGATGACGGCCAGTGCGTATTTGGAATCGCCGAAGCTCCGACTAGTTTTTCAG
Proteins encoded in this window:
- a CDS encoding TolC family protein, whose protein sequence is MKMNIAQWIVCSAACMAVGCSGLERHIRPSEQATVYASPSLQSDAVSQSKTGINTPLDEDYALRTQPVSQAAYAHQSSQAAGVVEPASVDVVMVDPVASPEAMADGATLEELLSLAFANNPAIKELAATTQIAAGYRTQVGLYANPMLGYQGQQLAGAGTDQHLLFVQQQIITGDKRALNRAVLNEAVRAQVQELEAQKFRVATDIKIAYYDSLRIQEQLASIDQFFELLKQGVNAAEKRMQAGEGSRIDLLQTQVQIKQLELDRRQLSASLSARLREIVALAGMPNMQLQAVAGELPKLPASQDWKAIEDELVATSPEYAAAQARIHQASAAIRRQESQPLPNLSVQFGAGVDNSTDSGMMNVQVGAPIPVFNKNQGNIAAARAEYCRAVQEAQRIDNAIRARLAIASGDYARAAEAVDMYLSELLPAAQETLDLAEGAYRAGEQDFIQLLVTRRTYFDTNLAYIAARAQLATAQAQIDGYLLTGALNAVINNSGDDSLRGLTLDQE